In the Leptotrichia sp. oral taxon 212 genome, one interval contains:
- a CDS encoding ABC transporter permease, whose translation MNEKRRISLLFFVLVMIFFYLPIVMLVTLSFNNSKNFIWTGFSLKWYIELFTSSPGLWQAFGRSILIGLTSSVFSVFVATFGAIGIKWYNSRMKNYVKFLNYIPLILPDLIIGVALLIFFNMQIGMYKGVELGMTTIFIAHTAFNIPFSLFIIMARLDEFDYSIVEAARDLGANEFQTLLKVILPSMMPGIVSAFLMAMTLSLDDFVITSFVTGTNSNTLPVQIYSMIKFGVSPVINALSTILIIGTIILSLSSRKLQKYMLN comes from the coding sequence ATGAATGAAAAAAGAAGAATTTCGCTATTGTTTTTCGTACTTGTAATGATATTTTTCTATTTGCCTATAGTTATGCTGGTAACATTGTCGTTTAATAATTCTAAAAACTTCATATGGACAGGATTTTCACTGAAATGGTATATAGAACTGTTTACAAGCTCTCCTGGTTTATGGCAGGCTTTTGGAAGAAGTATTCTTATAGGATTAACATCGTCAGTGTTTTCAGTATTTGTGGCAACTTTTGGAGCAATAGGAATAAAATGGTATAATTCCAGAATGAAAAATTATGTGAAGTTTCTGAACTATATACCGCTTATATTGCCTGATCTTATAATAGGGGTAGCATTACTCATATTCTTCAACATGCAGATAGGAATGTATAAGGGTGTGGAACTTGGAATGACAACTATATTTATAGCCCATACTGCATTCAATATTCCATTTTCGCTATTTATAATAATGGCAAGACTGGATGAATTTGATTATTCCATCGTTGAGGCGGCAAGAGATCTGGGAGCAAATGAATTCCAGACTTTGCTGAAGGTCATACTTCCTTCAATGATGCCGGGAATAGTATCTGCATTTCTTATGGCAATGACTTTGTCACTGGATGACTTCGTAATTACAAGTTTTGTTACAGGAACAAATTCCAATACATTGCCGGTTCAGATATATTCAATGATTAAATTTGGAGTTTCTCCTGTAATAAATGCATTATCGACTATATTAATAATAGGAACTATTATTTTATCCCTGTCAAGCAGAAAATTACAGAAATATATGCTGAATTAG
- a CDS encoding DEAD/DEAH box helicase — MQKFEDYGLSIEVLDALEKKGFEEPSDIQKLVIPELLKERTHLIGQAQTGTGKTAAFGIPILETVDADKTVKALILAPTRELANQVADEIYSLKGKKDIRVLAVYGGASIENQIKKLKSGVDIVVGTPGRVMDLMRKKVLKVNNLDYFVLDEADEMLNMGFLEDIELILEQTNDEKKMLFFSATMPKAIMDIAKKFMDDYKLLKVKKQELTTDLTEQIYYEVKQEDKFEALCRVLDYTQNFYGIVFCRTKSEVDDVTNRLKARNYDAECIHGDITQGLRQKALDLFKKKVLTILVATDVAARGIDVSNLTHVINYSIPQEAESYVHRIGRTGRAGHKGIAITFVTPREARTLAQIKRVTKTEIKRESIPNVSEIIEAKKEALIAYIDEIIKEEDYTSYESFADKLLEERDARHVVSSILRHFYEDEFLPESYGEIQDVKVKIEDKTRLFIALGSKDGYNPGRLLDLLNKKAKTPGRKVKDIKIMDKYSFITVPLQEAEFIMRALNSKKDSKPLVEKATGGQSGGSSEGKKRGRKSEKDSKKKKSGEKEKTSRKSKKSDDKKTSSKSKEKKPKDKSKKSDKSSGKSKKVNKK; from the coding sequence ATGCAAAAATTTGAAGATTACGGATTAAGTATTGAAGTACTTGATGCGTTGGAAAAAAAAGGATTTGAAGAACCAAGTGATATACAGAAATTAGTGATACCTGAATTATTGAAGGAGAGAACTCATCTGATAGGGCAGGCACAGACCGGAACAGGAAAAACAGCCGCTTTTGGAATACCAATACTGGAAACAGTTGATGCTGACAAGACAGTGAAAGCTCTAATATTGGCACCTACAAGGGAGCTGGCAAACCAGGTTGCAGATGAAATATACTCATTAAAAGGAAAAAAGGACATAAGAGTTCTGGCTGTTTATGGAGGAGCTTCCATAGAAAATCAGATAAAAAAACTTAAATCAGGAGTGGACATTGTAGTGGGAACTCCTGGAAGAGTAATGGATCTGATGAGAAAAAAAGTGTTAAAGGTAAACAATCTTGACTATTTTGTCCTTGATGAAGCAGATGAAATGCTTAATATGGGATTTTTAGAAGATATTGAGCTTATCCTTGAACAGACAAACGATGAAAAGAAAATGCTGTTTTTCTCAGCGACGATGCCTAAAGCAATAATGGATATAGCTAAAAAGTTTATGGATGACTATAAGCTTTTAAAAGTTAAAAAACAGGAGCTGACTACAGACCTGACAGAACAGATTTATTATGAAGTTAAACAGGAAGACAAGTTTGAGGCGCTATGCAGAGTTCTTGACTATACTCAGAACTTTTATGGAATTGTTTTCTGCCGTACAAAATCTGAAGTAGATGATGTTACAAACAGACTTAAGGCAAGAAACTATGATGCTGAGTGTATTCATGGAGATATAACTCAGGGACTGAGACAGAAGGCTCTTGACCTTTTCAAGAAAAAAGTACTTACAATACTTGTGGCGACAGATGTTGCGGCAAGAGGAATAGATGTAAGTAATCTTACACATGTTATAAATTATTCAATACCTCAGGAAGCAGAGTCTTATGTTCATAGAATAGGAAGAACTGGAAGAGCGGGACATAAAGGAATAGCAATAACATTTGTAACGCCAAGGGAAGCAAGAACTCTGGCTCAGATAAAGAGAGTTACAAAGACTGAAATTAAAAGAGAATCAATACCTAATGTAAGTGAAATAATAGAAGCAAAAAAAGAGGCGTTAATTGCATATATTGATGAAATAATAAAAGAAGAAGACTACACAAGCTATGAAAGTTTTGCAGACAAACTTCTTGAAGAAAGAGATGCAAGACATGTTGTTTCTTCTATTTTAAGACACTTCTATGAAGATGAATTTCTACCTGAAAGTTATGGAGAAATACAGGATGTTAAAGTAAAAATTGAAGATAAGACAAGACTGTTTATTGCACTTGGAAGTAAAGACGGATATAATCCCGGAAGATTACTTGACCTGTTAAATAAAAAAGCAAAAACTCCTGGAAGAAAAGTTAAGGATATTAAGATAATGGACAAATATTCATTTATAACTGTACCTCTGCAGGAAGCTGAATTCATAATGAGAGCACTGAATTCCAAAAAGGATTCAAAACCGCTAGTTGAAAAGGCAACAGGAGGACAGTCAGGAGGTTCTTCAGAAGGTAAGAAGAGAGGAAGAAAATCAGAAAAGGATTCTAAAAAGAAAAAATCCGGTGAAAAAGAAAAGACTTCAAGAAAGTCTAAAAAATCAGATGATAAAAAGACTTCTTCAAAATCTAAGGAAAAAAAGCCAAAGGATAAATCAAAAAAGTCAGATAAATCATCCGGAAAAAGCAAAAAAGTAAATAAGAAATAA